A region from the Lolium perenne isolate Kyuss_39 chromosome 4, Kyuss_2.0, whole genome shotgun sequence genome encodes:
- the LOC127292312 gene encoding protein NO VEIN isoform X2 yields the protein MRGQGEAQRPQQGHDPRHGAASTSAAAAAQQAPPPPAGMNPYAYHPNPHQYAQNPYNLMLPHLFLQNQAALAAAYHHHHQQHPQQYLRPRLPSPGHAQSPTANVQHPAPQAPGAASPAPAPPPPPRNQHAVLERAQAAASKARNELARAGEGVTGWKVAQAALAALKADSWESLGVQLHDVPILRDLFLIEGTVNTFIHCYVAARQIVSIHDLEVEICKNEGIRQFEELRLGPFLQHPLVVHYFLVPADLSKVPKLSSEDIINCLQKFIDNFKEKVTAESFLDYLAEQKSVSGKEKLGVRVQSLGLHISFLQQARRNEVDGIQLLAKTSGSGDSTCQKDLRKHTDFHSGKKRKYQENRTPSSSCKQPTKRQKVQMLMNEASPNCYLSTAKLEKFITTWKEACRELPVQQVLELLADYYAETPEEKRNLIKIFSQYPGIGFLNVAVRSMAFGLLDSIYDAIHVFSENKLSSSPIPNSTTEVMEIEPLSKENAEFIAEGANDSNEPGPNATTDDVVRRITEYLESNCGVSGAGALQVENIIFLKTLHDCETCVTNHFSAKHFTSLGHGTFLEFLEKYGHQFPPKLSSFLKGQNSGSSSLEVSVLRQQIEVLLSQAEGNWLEDGDFSGDSFLMLLKRQFPTISFDMAQYKSDEGLVGSVERQRKSIQTNNVTFSISLLEKRWSGMSPGEHNIAGGQRDNAVEPSYNSGTVSSREAVNCLLKAPMLSDLLLWSHWDMLFAPSLGSFIHWLLNTAPVQQLVCIVTTDGKFIRVDPSATVDQFLEAIVQCSPFQVTVKLLSLLHIYNGSTNTPISLLKCYAQRAIGIIINNNNDPVNTNSERKSVTKGSYNLSTEQRDHSTHFVGHVQQRSQPSSAGNFMSDILANIDDTVHFVAKFVLDCLGYLPSEFRSLAADILLSGLRTVTKNCYSAILHEATETWQLCMLHDIGLSLGIAEWVEDYRGFCLTEKVHTKTEAHSSSGHTSAASEVPTLENSLVLIPHDVDMMNDNSKSFPGEKDQVICMNNKKQNMSSPIGAKAEITINMNQSPVMRETNLEEAALVIETIRREEFGLDQAPSCTENSLLKKQHARLGRALHCLSQELYSQDSHLLLELIQNADDNTYLEDVEPTLAFVLRESGIIVLNNERGFSAENIRALCDIGNSTKKGANRGYIGNKGIGFKSVFRVTDAPEIHSNGFHVKFDITEGQIGFVLPTAVPPYSTSSLSSMLSVEDDKDACSLWNTCILLPFRSKFRDGTGMCSIASMFSDLHPSLLLFLHRLNCIKFKNVLNGTLLIMRRKALGDGIVRISHGNEIMSWLVVSKKLQGTLVRHDVHTTEIALAFTLQETEKGEYEPHLKQQPVFAFLPVRNYGLRFILQGDFVLPSSREEVDADNAWNQWLLSEFPSLFVSAQESFCSLSCFQRCPGKAVTAIMSFVPLAGEVHGFFCKLPHLILSKLRLTRCMVLEGSSSQWVYPCNTLRGWDEQTKVLFSDDLLHQHLGLGYLSKDITIPDTLSRALGIHDYGANVFIDMISSICQTEGCIESLGIEWLCACFVNLDWMLSHSSQNIPSATSLEGDLLCALRKLPFIPLSDGSFSSVADGPIWLPHDILNSTPDCESSMKDFPILYSNLRIVSPRLLSVSCKNKHLVEEMRANDLMDILIKIGVRKLSGHEIVKNHILVSLPNCTDAKKSDKMMIEHVSFIMLHLQSPCMSCNFEKEEIVSELRTRPIFLTNHGYKCPADEPIHFSKEYGNSVDIGKLLQNVEIRWIELDSCYLMNHGSDLLPSVLKRWRQFFEEMGVTDFVQVVKVEKNISQVDSSIAERISQGDISVTSFRVDDWESPELANILSIFSSKRCRENCIYLLEILDSFWDDYYSAKSWCLTNMIHCGENKTVESSFMKCIRSFRWIATTVDDDLHYATDLFHDFENVRSLLGSVAPYAVPQVSSISLRKDIGFKTNVSHSDALMILKLWVASQVPFNASVDQMCKFYTFMSEGAADTKIDIKREFMSCPSIFTPLLRSRSSEVVPGKFLSPKDLYWNDPTGCSATTDELFWGKKRMFPRRMLCSAYPSLCEFFMEACAVPKVPTASDYVDMVLQLSNVVLPSQVVHQVFRVFVRWATDLSDKMNDIAYLKDYLQKLETTILPTMVDKWVSLHPSFGLVCWLDDDELKQHFKDCSDVNFIQFGELSSGDKEMLHGRVAALMKSLGIPALSKVVYREAIFYGTADNREKATLICGLLPYMQRYIYKMHNDAYMNFQQNEIMNLSKLQIIVVEKLFHKYMLKGHVSSSKRRFKCHCLLQVLPYGTTEFQ from the exons ATGAGAGGCCAGGGCGAAGCTCAGAGGCCGCAGCAAGGCCATGACCCCCGCCATGGCGCCGCCtcgacctccgccgccgccgccgcgcagcaggcgccgccgccgcctgcggggatGAACCCCTACGCCTACCACCCAAATCCTCACCAGTACGCGCAAAACCCCTACAACCTCATGCTCCCGCACCTCTTCCTCCAGAACCAGGCCGCCCTCGCCGCagcctaccaccaccaccaccagcagcATCCGCAGCAGTACCTGCGCCCGCGCCTCCCGTCCCCCGGGCACGCCCAAAGCCCTACCGCTAACGTCCAGCACCCCGCTCCCCAGGCCCCCGGCGCCGCCTCGCCCGCaccggctccgccgccgccgccgcgcaacCAGCACGCGGTGCTTGAGAGGGCGCAGGCGGCGGCGAGTAAGGCGCGGAACGAGCTCGCGCGGGCCGGCGAGGGCGTGACGGGGTGGAAGGTGGCCCAGGCGGCGCTCGCGGCGCTCAAGGCCGACTCGTGGGAATCCCTCGGCGTCCAGCTCCACGACGTGCCCATCCTGCGCGACCTCTTCCTTATCGAGGGCACG GTGAATACATTCATCCATTGTTATGTTGCAGCAAGACAAATTGTATCTATTCATGACCTGGAGGTTGAGATATGCAAGAACGAGGGCATTAGGCAGTTCGAAGAGCTGAGGCTGGGGCCTTTTCTTCAGCATCCACTTGTTGTACATTATTTTTTGGTACCTGCTGATTTGTCCAAGGTGCCTAAGCTTAGTAGCGAGGATATTATCAACTGCCTGCAGAAGTTTATTGATAATTTTAAGGAGAAAGTCACAGCGGAAagcttcttggattatcttgcggAACAAAAATCAGTCTCCGGGAAGGAGAAACTTGGCGTGCGTGTACAGAGCTTGGG GTTGCACATTTCGTTCCTCCAACAGGCCAGAAGAAATGAAGTTGATGGTATTCAACTTCTAGCCAAGACCAGTGGTTCTGGTGATAGCACTTGTCAGAAGGATCTACGAAAACATACAGATTTTCATTCGGGAAAGAAACGGAAATATCAGGAAAATAGGACTCCTAGCTCTTCATGCAAACAGCCTACGAAGCGCCAAAAGGTGCAAATGCTAATGAATGAAGCATCACCTAATTGCTACCTAAGTACAGCTAAGCTGGAGAAATTCATAACAACCTGGAAAGAAGCATGCCGTGAACTTCCAGTTCAACAG GTTTTGGAATTGTTAGCAGATTACTATGCAGAAACACCAGAAGAAAAGAGGAACTTAATAAAGATATTCTCGCAATACCCAGGCATTGGCTTCCTAAATGTTGCA GTTAGATCTATGGCTTTTGGTCTGCTGGATAGTATTTACGATGCGATCCATGTCTTTAGTGAGAATAAATTGTCATCAAGTCCTATTCCTAACAGCACAACAGAGGTTATGGAAATTGAACCCTTGAGTAAAGAAAATGCTGAATTTATTGCTGAAGGAGCCAATGATAGCAATGAGCCTGGACCGA ATGCCACAACTGATGATGTTGTCAGGAGAATTACTGAATATTTGGAGTCCAACTGTGGAGTATCTGGAGCTGGAGCTTTGCAGGTGGAAAATATTATATTCCTGAAGACACTTCATGATTGTGAAACATGTGTAACTAATCATTTTTCTGCCAAGCATTTCACTTCTCTTGGCCATGGGACTTTCCTTGAGTTTTTGGAAAAATATGGTCATCAGTTCCCCCCTAAGTTGAGTAGTTTCTTGAAGGGGCAAAATTCTGGTTCTTCATCCCTGGAAGTTTCTGTACTGCGGCAACAGATTGAAGTTTTACTCTCCCAAGCTGAGGGCAACTGGCTAGAAGATGGGGACTTTTCAGGGGATAGTTTCCTTATGCTTCTCAAAAGGCAGTTCCCAACAATTAGTTTTGATATGGCACAATACAAGTCTGACGAAGGACTTGTTGGTTCTGTAGAGAGACAGAGAAAGAGCATACAAACAAATAATGTCACGTTTTCTATCTCGCTGTTGGAGAAACGGTGGTCCGGAATGTCTCCAGGTGAGCATAATATTGCTGGTGGGCAGAGGGACAATGCTGTTGAACCATCTTATAATTCTGGAACAGTTTCTTCACGAGAAGCAGTTAACTGTTTACTTAAGGCTCCAATGCTGTCAGATCTGCTTCTTTGGTCACATTGGGATATGTTGTTTGCTCCTTCACTGGGCTCCTTCATACACTGGCTGCTGAATACAGCTCCAGTTCAACAGCTAGTTTGCATTGTGACCACAGATGGTAAGTTCATCAGGGTAGATCCATCAGCTACTGTAGACCAATTTTTAGAAGCCATTGTTCAATGCTCACCATTTCAAGTGACAGTGAAGCTGCTTTCCTTGCTGCACATTTACAATGGTTCTACGAACACTCCAATTTCATTACTGAAGTGTTATGCACAACGAGCAATAGGtatcataatcaacaacaacaatgaTCCAGTGAACACTAATTCTGAACGCAAATCTGTGACTAAGGGATCCTATAATCTGAGTACTGAACAACGTGACCACTCTACTCATTTTGTTGGCCATGTTCAACAAAGGTCTCAGCCATCTTCTGCAGGAAACTTCATGTCTGATATTTTAGCAAACATTGATGACACTGTTCATTTTGTTGCCAaatttgttcttgattgtcttggTTATCTACCTTCTGAATTCCGGAGTCTTGCAGCAGATATACTTTTGTCCGGACTTCGAACAGTTACCAAAAATTGCTATTCAGCCATCTTACATGAAGCCACAGAAACTTGGCAGCTTTGCATGCTTCATGATATTGGGTTGTCACTTGGAATTGCCGAGTGGGTTGAAGATTACCGTGGATTCTGTTTAACTGAAAAAGTTCACACAAAGACAGAAGCACATTCTTCTTCTGGGCATACATCAGCTGCATCTGAAgtacctacacttgaaaactctcTCGTGCTTATTCCTCATGATGTTGATATGATGAATGATAATAGTAAATCATTTCCTGGGGAAAAGGATCAAGTTATTTGTATGAATAACAAAAAGCAAAACATGTCAAGTCCTATTGGAGCCAAGGCAGAAATTACAATTAATATGAACCAATCACCCGTAATGAGAGAAACGAATCTTGAGGAAGCAGCTCTAGTTATTGAGACTATACGACGTGAGGAGTTTGGTTTGGACCAGGCTCCAAGTTGCACCGAGAATAGTTTGTTGAAGAAGCAGCATGCTCGACTTGGCAGGGCACTTCATTGTCTTTCGCAAGAGTTATACTCGCAGGATTCTCACTTACTTCTTGAGTTG ATACAAAATGCTGATGATAATACTTATCTTGAGGATGTCGAACCCACATTAGCATTCGTTCTTCGGGAGAGTGGTATCATTGTTCTGAACAACGAGAGGGGCTTCTCTGCAGAGAACATTAGAGCCCTTTGTGATATTGGTAATTCAACAAAGAAAGGAGCCaataggggttatattggaaataAGGGCATTGGATTCAAATCAGTATTTCGG GTAACTGATGCTCCAGAGATCCATTCAAATGGTTTCCATGTGAAATTTGACATTACAGAAGGCCAGATTGGTTTTGTATTGCCAACTGCAGTTCCACCCTACAGTACCAGCTCTTTGAGTAGTATGTTATCTGTTGAAGATGACAAGGACGCTTGTTCCCTCTGGAACACTTGCATTTTACTCCCCTTTAGATCTAAATTCAGGGATGGCACTGGCATGTGCTCCATTGCATCCATGTTTTCAGATCTCCACCCATCTCTGCTTCTTTTCCTTCACCGACTAAATTGTATCAAGTTTAAGAATGTGCTGAATGGCACACTACTGATTATGAGAAGGAAGGCTCTTGGTGATGGCATTGTGAGGATCTCACATGGAAATGAGATAATGAGTTGGTTGGTAGTTAGTAAGAAGTTACAGGGCACACTTGTACGCCATGATGTGCACACTACAGAGATCGCTTTGGCATTTACCTTGCAGGAGACTGAGAAAGGAGAGTATGAACCTCACTTGAAGCAACAACCTGTGTTTGCTTTTCTACCTGTAAGGAACTATGGTCTTAGATTCATTCTTCAAGGGGATTTCGTTTTACCTTCTTCCAGGGAGGAAGTGGATGCAGATAATGCATGGAACCAGTGGTTGTTGTCGGAATTCCCCTCTTTGTTCGTCAGCGCGCAAGAATCCTTTTGTTCTCTTTCCTGCTTCCAGAGGTGCCCTGGGAAAGCTGTTACAGCCATAATGAGTTTCGTTCCTCTAGCAGGAGAAGTTCATGGATTCTTTTGTAAGCTCCCTCACTTAATCCTTTCCAAGTTACGTCTTACCCGGTGCATGGTTTTGGAAGGTTCTAGTTCACAATGGGTCTACCCATGCAACACACTCAGGGGTTGGGATGAACAGACCAAAGTGCTGTTTTCTGATGACTTGCTTCATCAACATCTTGGTCTTGGGTATCTGTCAAAAGATATCACCATACCTGATACATTATCAAGGGCCTTAGGTATTCACGACTATGGAGCAAATGTTTTTATTGATATGATATCATCAATTTGTCAAACTGAGGGTTGCATTGAGTCCCTGGGGATAGAATGGTTGTGTGCTTGTTTTGTTAATCTTGACTGGATGTTGTCGCATTCTTCTCAAAATATTCCCTCGGCAACAAGTCTTGAAGGTGATCTTTTATGTGCTCTCAGAAAGTTACCATTCATTCCGCTTTCAGATGGTTCATTTAGCTCTGTAGCAGATGGCCCTATATGGCTGCCTCATGATATTCTCAACTCGACTCCTGACTGCGAAAGTAGCATGAAGGATTTCCCAATTCTGTATAGTAATCTTCGAATTGTAAGTccacgccttctctctgtgtcctGTAAAAATAAGCATCTCGTGGAAGAAATGAGAGCAAATGATCTGATGGACATTCTTATAAAAATTGGGGTGAGGAAGCTGTCTGGACATGAAATTGTCAAAAATCATATCCTTGTGTCCTTGCCAAATTGTACAGATGCTAAGAAGTCCGATAAGATGATGATAGAACATGTGAGTTTTATTATGCTTCATCTTCAGTCTCCATGTATGAGCTGTAATTTTGAAAAAGAAGAAATAGTGTCAGAACTACGGACTAGACCTATCTTTCTTACAAACCATGGCTACAAATGCCCAGCTGATGAACCCATTCACTTCAGTAAAGAATATGGAAATTCTGTGGACATAGGCAAGCTACTTCAGAATGTTGAAATTAGATGGATTGAACTTGATAGTTGTTACTTGATGAATCATGGTTCAGATTTGTTGCCATCTGTGCTTAAGAGGTGGAGGCAATTTTTTGAAGAGATGGGTGTGACTGACTTTGTGCAAGTAGTGAAAGTTGAGAAAAACATATCCCAAGTTGATTCTTCGATAGCAGAAAGAATTTCACAAGGTGATATTTCTGTAACATCCTTTAGAGTGGATGATTGGGAGTCTCCAGAACTGGCTAACATTTTATCAATATTTTCTTCAAAAAGATGCCGAGAAAATTGCATATATCTTCTGGAGATTCTTGACAGCTTCTGggatgattattatagtgcaaaaTCTTGGTGTCTCACAAACATGATCCATTGTGGTGAAAACAAAACAGTTGAGTCATCGTTTATGAAATGTATCCGAAGCTTCAGATGGATAGCAACAACTGTTGATGATGACCTCCATTACGCAACAGATTTGTTTCATGATTTTGAAAACGTGCGTTCCCTGCTTGGTAGTGTGGCCCCATATGCTGTGCCTCAG GTATCCAGCATATCACTAAGGAAGGACATTGGGTTTAAAACAAATGTATCCCACAGTGATGCTTTGATGATCCTGAAATTATGGGTAGCATCACAAGTTCCTTTTAATGCAAG TGTGGACCAGATGTGCAAATTCTATACCTTCATGTCAGAAGGTGCGGCTGATACAAAGATTGACATCAAGCGGGAGTTCATGTCATGCCCCTCTATATTTACACCATTACTCCGCTCTCGATCTAGTGAGGTCGTCCCTGGTAAATTTTTATCCCCAAAGGACCTCTATTGGAATGACCCAACAGGTTGTTCTGCAACAACAGATGAATTATTTTGGGGAAAGAAGAGAATGTTTCCGAGAAGGATGCTGTGCTCAGCCTACCCAAGCCTTTGTGAATTCTTTATGGAAGCATGTGCTGTACCAAAAGTGCCAACAGCATCTGATTATGTAGACATGGTTTTGCAGCTATCAAATGTTGTGCTGCCTTCACAAGTAGTCCATCAG GTCTTCCGTGTATTTGTGAGGTGGGCTACTGATCTGAGTGACAAGATGAACGACATAGCTTACTTGAAAGATTATCTTCAGAAGTTAGAGACAACGATATTGCCAACCATGGTTGATAAATGGGTCTCTCTCCATCCATCTTTTGGCCTCGTTTGCTGGTTAGATGATGACGAGTTGAAGCAGCACTTTAAGGACTGTAGTGATGTTAACTTCATACAATTTGGTGAGCTTTCTTCCGGGGATAAGGAAATGTTGCATGGAAGAGTTGCTGCATTGATGAAAAGCCTAGGTATCCCAGCACTTTCTAAG GTTGTGTATCGTGAAGCAATATTCTATGGCACGGCTGACAACAGGGAAAAGGCTACTTTGATCTGTGGACTCTTACCATATATGCAACGTTACATCTATAAGATGCATAATGATGCTTATATGAATTTTCAGCAAAATGAGATCATGAATCTTAGCAAACTTCAGATTATTGTTGTTGAAAAGTTATTCCACAAGTATATGCTCAAAGGCCATGTGAGTTCTTCTAAGAGAAGATTCAAATGCCATTGTCTTTTGCAG GTCCTCCCATATGGCACCACCGAATTTCAATAA